The following are encoded in a window of Castanea sativa cultivar Marrone di Chiusa Pesio chromosome 5, ASM4071231v1 genomic DNA:
- the LOC142635401 gene encoding serine/threonine-protein phosphatase 7 long form homolog translates to MRIDYAQPGPIDQSVLTLQANHRPEAIWNGQDPGSLKCRARTEEFSDREPMVEDRVIDIIKALGLEGLLRTPGREIDHGLITALVERWWQETHTFQMPHGEVTITLQDVEVLLGLPVDGEVITGSTQKEWENVCDEFLGFRLVNNQRKELHGQRILIQRLLEAVANPLPPNATEDQLHKYARCYILALLGDTIFMDKSGDRVHLMASDKKANQIGGCLLLVQYWAWARFPYLCPTVEHGPPVDAYGPPVRGPLSLKWLWVPNKKNRPAHIFLDRYREQITSMLPGQVVWQPYEAEFEDLLSWCVAGRAVWTATVPLVCFHLVEKHTPDCVVRQFGMIQEIPPL, encoded by the exons ATGAGG ATTGACTACGCACAGCCTGGCCCCATTGACCAGTCGGTGTTGACGTTGCAGGCCAACCATCGGCCAGAAGCTATTTGGAATGGGCAG GATCCAGGGTCCCTTAAATGTCGTGCCCGTACTGAAGAGTTCTCCGATCGAGAGCCAATGGTGGAAGACCGAGTCATTGACATCATTAAGGCACttggtttggagggactccTCAGGACCCCGGGTAGAGAGATTGACCACGGCCTGATAACGGCCTTAGTGGAGCGATGGTGGCAGGAGACTCACACCTTCCAAATGCCACATGGTGAGGTCACCATCACATTGCAAGATGTGGAGGTTCTTCTCGGGCTTCCTGTTGACGGCGAGGTCATTACAGGGAGCACGCAGAAAGAATGGGAGAATGTGTGTGACGAATTTCTTGGCTTCCGACTTGTAAATAATCAGAGAAAGGAACTTCATGGCCAGAGGATTCTCATCCAACGGCTTTTGGAAGCTGTTGCCAATCCATTGCCGCCTAATGCCACAGAGGATCAGTTGCATAAGTACGCacgatgctacatcctagcGCTACTAGGGGACACAATCTTCATGGACAAATCTGGCGATAGGGTGCATCTAAT GGCAAGCGATAAGAAAGCTAATCAGATTGGTGGGTGTTTGCTGTTAGTCCAGTATTGGGCTTGGGCCAGGTTCCCATATTTGTGCCCGACAGTTGAACATGGCCCGCCAGTGGATGCTTATGGTCCTCCAGTTCGTGGTCCACTGTCCCTGAA GTGGTTGTGggtcccaaacaagaaaaacaggCCCGCCCACATCTTCCTGGATAGGTATCGCGAGCAAATAACTTCAATGTTGCCAGGCCAG GTGGTATGGCAGCCGTATGAAGCTGAATTCGAGGACCTTCTGTCGTGGTGCGTTGCAGGGAGGGCCGTGTGGACGGCAACGGTGCCACTTGTATGTTTCCACctagtagagaaacatacaccgGATTGTGTCGTTCGTCAATTTGGGATGATCCAAGAAATTCCCC CGTTGTGA